In the genome of Leishmania mexicana MHOM/GT/2001/U1103 complete genome, chromosome 16, one region contains:
- a CDS encoding putative 50S ribosomal protein L17, with translation MLRWSRLLRGRPPPVMGHAKRMRFAGVDDNPSVTDKPWDTSEPLMADYGWERGKLPKFRARSPFHRQQIARRMVTELIRKDYVIVGGARAPALRILADHVVELAKAGDTDSRQQLAYFLHDPLMVDKAFDEYPRRFRDMNAKYAMMTRLKGRRRSDNVAMYFVEYKNRDMSDNHKGEDYTTGPERFFLPPRIIETEKGIQRPPHMQMAFDRWASKFKTEEFHHWWRLRHAKLRYWGVRNVPHPSDVDPLWTEKEEEEWHNEMLANTSDFEDFDLDDDSYETAGEGGGQGGISSPSGIGPEPQRKY, from the coding sequence ATGCTCCGCTGGTCTCGGCTACTGCGCGGACGACCCCCGCCGGTGATGGGACATGCCAAGCGGATGCGCTtcgccggcgtcgacgacaATCCCTCCGTCACAGACAAGCCGTGGGACACCAGCGAGCCGCTGATGGCAGACTACGGCTGGGAACGCGGTAAGCTGCCGAAATTTCGCGCTCGTAGTCCGTTCCACCGCCAGCAGATTGCGCGCCGCATGGTGACGGAGCTGATCCGCAAAGACTACGTCATCGtaggcggcgcgcgcgccccGGCATTGCGCATCCTAGCCGACCACGTCGTCGAGCTCGCCAAGGCTGGTGACACGGACTCGCGTCAGCAGCTAGCCTACTTTCTGCATGACCCCCTCATGGTTGACAAGGCCTTTGACGAGTATCCACGTCGGTTCCGCGACATGAACGCCAAATACGCGATGATGACGCGCCTGAAGgggcgccgacgcagcgacAACGTTGCCATGTACTTTGTGGAGTACAAGAATCGCGACATGAGTGATAATCACAAGGGCGAGGACTACACCACTGGGCCGGAGCGCTTCTtcctgccgccgcgcatCATCGAGACCGAAAAAGGCATTCAGCGCCCGCCGCACATGCAGATGGCATTTGACCGGTGGGCGAGCAAGTTTAAGACGGAGGAGTTTCACCActggtggcggctgcggcacgccAAGCTGCGCTACTGGGGTGTCCGCAACGTCCCGCATCCAAGCGATGTGGACCCACTCTGGAcagagaaggaggaggaggagtggcaCAACGAGATGCTGGCCAACACCAGCGACTTCGAGGATTTCGACCTCGACGACGACTCCTACGAGACCGCcggcgagggaggcggacAGGGCGGCATCTCGTCTCCGTCAGGGATCGGACCTGAGCCGCAAAGGAAGTACTGA